In Caballeronia insecticola, one DNA window encodes the following:
- a CDS encoding DUF4148 domain-containing protein: protein MKSFVKALAVAAVVVAPALSFAQTDSSLSRDQVKQDLRQVEAAGYDPSRSDQTSYPSDIQAAESRVSRQNGAAPADTNAYGGTAGGASASGMRTMQTMRPMNNDGTKPVYFGH, encoded by the coding sequence ATGAAATCGTTCGTCAAAGCTCTGGCCGTCGCCGCCGTAGTGGTGGCGCCGGCTCTTTCCTTCGCACAAACCGATTCGTCGTTATCACGCGATCAGGTCAAGCAGGATTTGCGGCAGGTGGAAGCTGCGGGTTATGACCCGTCGCGCTCGGATCAGACGTCGTATCCGTCGGATATTCAGGCTGCTGAAAGCCGCGTCTCGCGCCAGAATGGTGCAGCGCCCGCGGACACGAACGCTTACGGTGGCACGGCGGGTGGCGCCTCGGCGTCGGGTATGCGAACGATGCAGACCATGCGACCGATGAACAATGACGGCACCAAGCCGGTCTACTTCGGCCACTAA
- a CDS encoding ferritin-like domain-containing protein, producing the protein MAELEKEKVVDVLNKILESELAGVVRYTHYSFLVFGFGRIPIVSWLRAQADESLTHAHQAGEWITTMGAYPSLHIGPLLDNHTFDIATILRESLQAEEVALNLYRDLLKVVEGRSVALEEYARQMIHVEEMHAGEVDKMLRRPGEVDTSPERRTGHS; encoded by the coding sequence ATGGCAGAGCTCGAAAAGGAAAAGGTCGTCGACGTCCTGAACAAGATTCTCGAATCCGAACTGGCAGGCGTCGTGCGTTACACCCATTATTCGTTTCTCGTGTTCGGCTTCGGCCGCATTCCGATCGTGTCGTGGCTGCGCGCGCAGGCCGATGAATCGCTGACGCATGCGCATCAGGCCGGCGAATGGATTACGACGATGGGTGCGTATCCGTCGCTGCACATCGGTCCGCTGCTCGACAACCATACGTTCGATATCGCCACGATCCTGCGCGAATCGTTGCAGGCCGAAGAAGTCGCGCTCAATCTGTATCGCGATTTGCTCAAGGTGGTCGAGGGCCGTTCCGTCGCGCTGGAAGAATACGCGCGGCAGATGATTCACGTTGAAGAAATGCATGCGGGCGAAGTGGACAAGATGCTGCGCCGTCCGGGCGAAGTCGATACATCGCCGGAACGCCGGACCGGTCACTCCTGA
- a CDS encoding ketopantoate reductase family protein: protein MKVAVMGAGAVGCYYGGMLARAGHDVVLIARPQHVEAIMREGLRLDTQHFDERVRVSASIEASAVKGAELVLFCVKSTDTDSAAQALAPYLDGDALVLSLQNGVENAARLRELLPQEAAAAVVYVASEMAGPGHIRHHGRGELVIEPSTMSEAVARAFVDAGVPTEISDNVRGALWAKLVLNCAYNALSAITQMPYGKLVQGEGVTRAMRDIVDECLAVATADGVTIPGDVDAAVRRIAETMPNQFSSTAQDLARGKKSEIDHLNGLIVRRGEALGVPTPANRLLHVLVRLIENKAG, encoded by the coding sequence ATGAAAGTCGCCGTCATGGGCGCGGGCGCCGTCGGTTGCTATTACGGCGGGATGCTCGCGCGCGCCGGTCACGACGTCGTGCTGATCGCGCGGCCGCAGCATGTCGAGGCCATCATGCGCGAAGGCTTGCGGCTCGACACGCAACATTTCGACGAACGCGTGCGCGTATCCGCAAGCATCGAGGCGAGCGCGGTGAAAGGCGCGGAGCTCGTGCTCTTCTGCGTCAAGTCCACCGATACCGACAGCGCGGCTCAAGCCCTGGCGCCTTATCTCGATGGCGACGCGCTCGTGCTGTCGTTGCAAAACGGCGTGGAGAACGCGGCGCGTCTGCGCGAACTGCTGCCGCAGGAAGCGGCGGCTGCGGTGGTGTACGTGGCATCGGAGATGGCGGGGCCGGGGCATATACGGCATCACGGACGCGGCGAACTCGTGATCGAACCGTCGACGATGAGCGAAGCCGTGGCGCGCGCGTTTGTCGACGCGGGCGTGCCGACCGAAATCTCCGATAACGTGCGCGGTGCCTTATGGGCCAAGCTCGTGTTGAACTGCGCGTATAACGCCCTTTCAGCGATCACGCAGATGCCTTACGGCAAGCTCGTTCAAGGCGAAGGTGTGACGCGGGCAATGCGCGATATCGTCGATGAATGCCTTGCCGTCGCGACAGCCGATGGCGTCACGATCCCCGGCGATGTGGATGCCGCCGTGCGTCGTATCGCTGAAACCATGCCGAATCAGTTTTCATCGACGGCGCAGGATCTGGCGCGCGGCAAGAAGAGCGAAATCGATCATCTGAACGGATTGATCGTGCGACGCGGCGAGGCGCTCGGTGTACCGACGCCTGCGAACCGCTTGCTGCACGTGCTCGTCAGGCTGATTGAAAACAAAGCGGGCTGA
- a CDS encoding DUF427 domain-containing protein: protein MDKAVKIPGPDHPITIDRSPLHVIVKAGGRVIVDTTDALALREASYPEVLYVPRKDVDMSQLERTSHTTYCPYKGECSYYSIPAGGDKAVNAVWTYESPYDAVAVIKDHLAFYRDRVDSFETRDA from the coding sequence ATGGATAAAGCCGTCAAGATTCCCGGACCCGATCATCCGATTACTATCGACCGCAGTCCCTTGCATGTGATAGTCAAGGCGGGCGGGCGCGTGATCGTCGATACGACTGACGCGCTGGCACTTCGCGAGGCATCGTATCCCGAAGTGCTGTACGTACCGCGCAAAGATGTCGACATGTCGCAACTGGAACGTACGTCGCACACTACCTATTGTCCTTACAAGGGCGAATGCAGCTATTACAGCATTCCCGCAGGCGGCGATAAGGCTGTCAATGCGGTGTGGACCTATGAGTCGCCTTATGATGCCGTCGCGGTGATCAAGGATCATCTGGCGTTCTATCGCGATCGCGTGGATTCGTTCGAAACGCGCGATGCTTGA
- a CDS encoding LysR family transcriptional regulator ArgP → MLDYALLDALLAVVRSGSFERAARELNVTPSAVSQRVKLLEERVGSLLVKRGQPCEATASGALLCRHTERVQMLEAELGGRMPALPGSPGERRAKLRIAVNDDSMSTWFIEAAAAFCVERELLLDLVVDDQDHTAQRIREGDVQGAVTTLAEPVPGWRSIKLGRMRYRAVCSPAYFARHFSDGLTRDAWRSAPCVNFNDKDELQRRFIKRVSRADIEPPAHVVPHGAAFVGACMSGLAWGMCPQRLIARELESGELVEVQPGSRLDVDLYWQSWRLSLGWLDDFSAMLKTRAKSLLD, encoded by the coding sequence ATGCTCGACTACGCCCTCCTCGATGCACTGCTTGCGGTCGTTCGCAGCGGTTCTTTCGAACGCGCCGCGCGTGAGCTGAACGTCACGCCTTCGGCGGTCTCGCAACGCGTCAAATTGCTGGAGGAACGGGTCGGAAGCCTGCTCGTCAAGCGCGGGCAACCTTGCGAAGCCACGGCATCGGGCGCGCTGTTGTGCCGGCACACCGAACGCGTGCAAATGCTCGAAGCGGAACTCGGCGGACGCATGCCGGCTTTGCCGGGCTCGCCGGGGGAACGGCGCGCGAAGCTGCGTATCGCCGTCAACGACGACAGCATGAGCACCTGGTTCATCGAGGCTGCGGCGGCCTTTTGCGTCGAACGTGAATTGCTGCTCGATCTCGTCGTCGACGATCAGGATCACACGGCGCAGCGCATACGCGAAGGCGACGTGCAAGGCGCGGTCACGACGCTGGCCGAGCCGGTGCCCGGCTGGCGTTCGATCAAGCTCGGACGCATGCGCTATCGCGCGGTATGCTCGCCTGCGTATTTCGCGCGACACTTTTCCGATGGCCTCACGCGCGATGCGTGGCGTAGCGCGCCCTGCGTGAATTTCAACGACAAGGACGAACTACAAAGGCGCTTCATCAAACGTGTGAGCCGCGCGGACATCGAACCGCCCGCGCATGTCGTTCCGCACGGCGCGGCTTTCGTGGGCGCATGCATGTCGGGTCTTGCTTGGGGCATGTGTCCGCAACGCCTGATCGCGCGCGAACTCGAGAGCGGCGAACTGGTTGAAGTGCAGCCCGGTTCGCGTCTCGATGTCGATCTTTACTGGCAGAGCTGGCGTCTTTCGCTCGGCTGGCTCGACGATTTCAGCGCGATGCTGAAGACCCGCGCGAAATCGTTACTCGATTAA
- a CDS encoding FadR/GntR family transcriptional regulator, translating into MNHGYEASLVKRVVNQLVAGIVSGEYQDNVLPPQVLLSKKHGVSRTIMREALSILISRRMLDVRPKTGTRIKPAREWLIMDPEVAEWRLRALPDPECIRRLIEFRALVDPPAAALAATRANRHQRISINAAYQRLVHASPSEALQSASEDALQAAIVEASGDELLRQMGSVVRVGIKTMKAALRTQPHALPRVPDSQLADYGRVVRAIETNDTEGARIAMSQVLAGAASLWIEEMA; encoded by the coding sequence ATGAATCATGGATATGAAGCATCACTCGTCAAGCGCGTAGTCAATCAACTCGTCGCGGGCATCGTGAGCGGCGAATACCAAGACAACGTGCTGCCGCCGCAAGTGCTGCTTTCCAAGAAGCACGGCGTGAGCCGCACCATCATGCGCGAGGCGTTGAGCATTCTCATCTCGCGCCGCATGCTCGACGTGCGGCCCAAAACGGGCACACGCATCAAGCCCGCGCGCGAATGGCTCATCATGGATCCGGAAGTCGCCGAGTGGCGTTTGCGTGCGCTGCCGGACCCGGAATGCATCCGCAGGCTGATCGAATTCCGCGCGCTCGTCGATCCGCCGGCCGCCGCGCTTGCGGCGACGCGCGCGAATCGCCATCAGCGCATCTCGATCAACGCCGCGTATCAGCGGCTCGTGCATGCGAGCCCGTCGGAGGCGCTGCAATCCGCATCGGAAGATGCGTTGCAGGCGGCTATCGTCGAGGCAAGTGGCGACGAATTGCTGCGGCAGATGGGCAGCGTCGTGCGTGTCGGCATCAAGACGATGAAGGCGGCCCTGCGCACTCAGCCGCACGCATTGCCGCGCGTGCCGGACTCGCAGCTTGCCGATTACGGCCGGGTCGTTCGCGCGATCGAAACGAACGACACCGAAGGCGCCCGCATCGCGATGTCGCAGGTGCTCGCGGGCGCCGCGTCGCTGTGGATCGAGGAAATGGCTTAA